DNA sequence from the Pseudoduganella plicata genome:
CTTCACCAAGACCGTTTGCGCGTCCGTCAACGAGGTCGTCTGCCACGGCATTCCGTCGCCGAAAAAAGTGCTGAAGGACGGCGACATCGTCAACATCGACGTGGCCGTCATCAAGGACGGCTGGTTCGGCGACACGAGCCGGATGTACTACGTGGGCAACGTCAGCAAGGCCGCGCGCAAGCTGTGCGAAGTCACGTATGACGCCATGTGGGCCGGTATCCGCGCCGTCAAGCCGGGCGCCACCCTGGGCGACGTCGGCCACGCGATCCAGACGGTCGCCGAAAACGCTGGTTACTCGGTCGTGCGCGACTACTGCGGCCACGGCATCGGCATGGTGTATCACGAGGACTTGCAGGTGCTGCATTACGGCCGGCCAGGCATGGGCATGGTGCTGCAGCCCGGGATGATCTTCACGATCGAGCCGATGATCAACGCCGGCAAGCACCAGACGCGCGCGCTGCCCGATGGCTGGACTGTGGTGACCGCGGACCGCTCGCTGTCGGCGCAGTGGGAGCACATGGTGACCGTGACCGAGACCGGGTTCGATGTGCTGACCTTGGCGCCTGGCGAAAAGATCTGACCGTCACGTCCGGAGGCCGCCAGCAGATGCCGGCGGCCTCCTGTACAACGTCAGCGCAGTACCAGCTGCAGCGCCGGCTTTTCGCCGTAGTCTTCGTAGCGTTCGTTGATGCCGCCGACGCAGTATTCGATTTCCGCCAGCAGCTCCGGCGCCGCAGCACGCAGCGCGTGGGCATTGTCGATGACGATCTGCAGCAGCTCGTTTGGCTTCAGGCGGATGTTCGTCATGCCTTCGTCGTCGCGCAGGTACGACAATGCGTCGATCCACGAATCCATCGTGTCGCCGTAGTAGTCGGGCAGGCCGAACGCCGCGCGGCTGGCTGCGTGGAAGGATGCTTCGTCGCGGATCGCCGCGCCGTCCAGGGTGACACTGGCCATTATTTCGGTTCCTTCGGGTCGGTGACGAAGACCAGCTTCGTCAGGCCCTGCCCCTGTGCGGCCGCCATGAACTGGGCCACCGCTTCATAGCGGGTGG
Encoded proteins:
- the map gene encoding type I methionyl aminopeptidase, with product MRKKKENDILIKSPEQVAMSRIAGGLAADVLTMIAPYIKPGVTTEYLDQLCHDYIIKELKVIPANVGYAGFTKTVCASVNEVVCHGIPSPKKVLKDGDIVNIDVAVIKDGWFGDTSRMYYVGNVSKAARKLCEVTYDAMWAGIRAVKPGATLGDVGHAIQTVAENAGYSVVRDYCGHGIGMVYHEDLQVLHYGRPGMGMVLQPGMIFTIEPMINAGKHQTRALPDGWTVVTADRSLSAQWEHMVTVTETGFDVLTLAPGEKI
- a CDS encoding barstar family protein, yielding MASVTLDGAAIRDEASFHAASRAAFGLPDYYGDTMDSWIDALSYLRDDEGMTNIRLKPNELLQIVIDNAHALRAAAPELLAEIEYCVGGINERYEDYGEKPALQLVLR